One Clavibacter zhangzhiyongii genomic region harbors:
- a CDS encoding isochorismatase family protein codes for MTAPRRALVLVDVQQEYFGGPLEISHPDRDDSVRAVGRAIDAATAAGIPVVVVQHTAGEGAPVFDPTSDAYRLHPEIESRRTDAWKGLVKSKGSVFAGTDLADWLRAEGLDTITLVGYMTNNCIIASAVEAEGLDVAAEVLSDATGAIALENAAGSVDAATVHGTLMTLLHSNFAAVATTDAWIAALGAGAALPKDDLGSSAVAGAARSAG; via the coding sequence ATGACCGCACCCCGCCGCGCCCTCGTCCTCGTCGACGTCCAGCAGGAGTACTTCGGAGGCCCCCTCGAGATCAGTCACCCCGACCGCGACGACTCGGTGCGCGCCGTCGGCCGCGCGATCGACGCCGCCACCGCGGCCGGCATCCCCGTCGTCGTCGTGCAGCACACCGCCGGCGAGGGCGCGCCCGTCTTCGACCCGACGAGCGACGCCTACCGCCTGCACCCGGAGATCGAGTCGCGCCGCACGGATGCGTGGAAGGGCCTCGTGAAGTCGAAGGGCTCCGTCTTCGCGGGCACCGACCTCGCCGACTGGCTGCGCGCGGAGGGCCTCGACACGATCACCTTGGTCGGCTACATGACCAACAACTGCATCATCGCGTCGGCGGTGGAGGCCGAGGGCCTCGACGTCGCGGCCGAGGTGCTCTCCGACGCGACCGGCGCGATCGCCCTCGAGAACGCCGCCGGATCCGTCGACGCGGCCACCGTGCACGGCACGCTCATGACGCTGCTGCACTCCAACTTCGCCGCGGTCGCGACGACCGACGCGTGGATCGCGGCGCTCGGCGCGGGCGCGGCCCTGCCGAAGGACGACCTCGGCAGCTCGGCCGTCGCGGGCGCGGCGCGCTCCGCGGGCTGA
- a CDS encoding FadR/GntR family transcriptional regulator, producing MTTRSVPPSAPAAAVPAATVPAAAVLATRIIEELGREIVDGRLAEGTRLTIEDLQQRFCVSRTVVRDCVRVLEAMALIVPKRRVGLVVQGPDRWNVYDPRIIRWRLTGPGRADQFRTLTQLRRAVEPVAAALAAENATPAQRARIAELAVDLRRLGEAGELVRFLAADIEFHHLILEASGIDMFCALREVITEVLSGRTHQGLMPRTPRPHALDTHEQVAHAIRDGDAATAEAGMASLLVEVSSAIR from the coding sequence ATGACGACGCGGTCAGTCCCACCCTCGGCACCCGCCGCCGCGGTCCCCGCCGCCACGGTGCCCGCCGCCGCGGTGCTGGCCACGCGGATCATCGAGGAGCTCGGCCGCGAGATCGTCGACGGGCGGCTCGCCGAGGGCACCCGCCTCACCATCGAGGACCTCCAACAGCGCTTCTGCGTCTCCCGCACGGTGGTGCGCGACTGCGTGCGCGTGCTGGAGGCGATGGCCCTCATCGTGCCGAAGCGCCGCGTGGGCCTCGTGGTGCAGGGCCCGGATCGCTGGAACGTCTACGACCCGCGCATCATCCGCTGGCGGCTCACCGGCCCCGGCCGGGCGGATCAGTTCCGCACGCTGACGCAGCTGCGCCGCGCGGTGGAGCCGGTCGCCGCGGCGCTCGCCGCCGAGAACGCGACCCCCGCCCAGCGCGCGCGCATCGCCGAGCTCGCGGTGGATCTCCGCCGCCTCGGTGAGGCGGGCGAGCTGGTCAGGTTCCTCGCGGCCGACATCGAGTTCCACCACCTGATCCTCGAGGCCAGCGGCATCGACATGTTCTGCGCGCTCCGCGAGGTGATCACGGAGGTGCTGAGTGGGCGGACGCACCAGGGGCTGATGCCGCGGACCCCGCGTCCGCACGCGCTCGACACGCACGAGCAGGTGGCGCATGCGATCCGCGATGGCGACGCGGCGACGGCGGAGGCGGGGATGGCGTCGTTGCTGGTGGAGGTGAGTAGCGCGATCCGCTGA
- the dcd gene encoding dCTP deaminase → MLLSDRDITAELDAGRVALDPYDPGMLQPASIDVRIDRFFRLFDNHKYPYIDPAEDQPELTRLIESKPGEPFILHPGEFVLGSTFELVTLPDDVAARLEGKSSLGRLGLLTHSTAGFIDPGFSGHVTLELSNVATLPIKLWPGMKIGQLCFFRLSSPAEKPYGSGEYASRYQGQRGPTASRSYLNFVHSDVTVTDAGQSGE, encoded by the coding sequence GTGCTCCTCTCCGACCGTGACATCACCGCCGAGCTCGACGCCGGACGAGTGGCCCTCGATCCGTACGACCCCGGGATGCTGCAGCCCGCGAGCATCGACGTGCGCATCGACCGCTTCTTCCGGCTGTTCGACAACCACAAGTACCCCTACATCGACCCCGCCGAGGACCAGCCCGAGCTCACGCGCCTCATCGAGTCGAAGCCGGGGGAGCCGTTCATCCTGCACCCGGGCGAGTTCGTCCTCGGATCCACGTTCGAGCTGGTCACGCTGCCCGACGACGTCGCGGCGCGCCTCGAGGGCAAGAGCTCGCTCGGCCGCCTCGGCCTCCTCACGCACTCCACCGCCGGCTTCATCGACCCCGGGTTCTCCGGCCACGTCACTCTCGAGCTGTCGAACGTCGCCACGCTGCCCATCAAGCTCTGGCCCGGGATGAAGATCGGCCAGCTGTGCTTCTTCCGCCTCTCGTCGCCCGCGGAGAAGCCCTACGGGTCTGGCGAGTACGCCTCCCGCTACCAGGGCCAGCGCGGCCCGACCGCCTCCCGCTCGTACCTCAACTTCGTGCACAGCGACGTGACGGTGACGGACGCGGGGCAGTCGGGGGAGTAG
- a CDS encoding DUF4190 domain-containing protein: MTEPTPYGPATPPPGPAASPTPPVAPARGRDEAAWTAIVLAVLALIGALVPVLDLVTGLLAVVGAVFGILALTRKRRRNSRPLAITGLALNAVALAAWAIAITTLVGLVLDTYPPSSPDTASSPVPTTPRTPEVVYPVTLTVELTGSAPQVRTIWLGGLNEEYRDEPADDLPLTQEHDVHLTDAAYSAGDYFSVTAVLGETGGTVSCRLRVADRILAEDTASGRDEAASCQVTAFDMLDYRHSAG, encoded by the coding sequence ATGACGGAGCCGACCCCGTACGGCCCCGCGACGCCCCCACCGGGTCCCGCGGCATCGCCCACCCCGCCGGTCGCTCCCGCGCGCGGACGGGACGAGGCCGCGTGGACCGCCATCGTGCTCGCCGTCCTGGCGCTCATCGGCGCGCTGGTGCCGGTGCTCGATCTCGTCACCGGGCTCCTCGCGGTGGTGGGCGCGGTGTTCGGGATCCTCGCGCTCACCCGCAAGCGGCGGCGGAACTCCCGCCCGCTCGCGATCACCGGGCTGGCGCTCAACGCCGTGGCGCTCGCGGCGTGGGCGATCGCGATCACGACCCTGGTCGGCCTGGTGCTCGACACGTACCCGCCGTCGTCCCCGGACACCGCGTCCAGCCCGGTGCCGACCACACCCCGCACCCCCGAGGTCGTCTACCCGGTCACGCTCACCGTCGAGCTGACCGGCAGCGCGCCGCAGGTGCGCACGATCTGGCTGGGCGGGCTGAACGAGGAGTACCGCGACGAGCCGGCGGATGACCTCCCTCTCACCCAGGAGCACGACGTCCACCTCACCGACGCCGCCTACTCCGCCGGCGACTACTTCAGCGTCACCGCCGTGCTCGGCGAGACGGGCGGCACCGTCTCCTGCCGGCTTCGGGTGGCGGACCGGATCCTGGCGGAGGACACCGCCTCGGGACGCGACGAGGCGGCGTCCTGCCAGGTCACGGCGTTCGACATGCTCGACTACCGGCACAGCGCGGGATGA
- a CDS encoding MarR family transcriptional regulator codes for MPRARPRPEPDAPAALPAPGTGVPAEAGEAGELGRILRDVLGLAAHFERRLGGVLEVNPTDMKAMEHLIQEGSLSPTELASRLGVSTAAATLVVDRLVEVGHVDRRPHPHDRRRVVVVPRPASVGRAMAELMPMIGGVARAADSLTAAERAAVTRFLGEVREVYREAAAGPAGPAASASAVEPPAAR; via the coding sequence ATGCCCCGCGCCCGTCCCCGCCCCGAACCGGACGCGCCCGCCGCCCTCCCGGCACCCGGCACGGGCGTCCCCGCCGAGGCGGGCGAGGCCGGCGAGCTCGGCCGGATCCTCCGCGACGTGCTGGGCCTCGCCGCCCACTTCGAGCGCCGGCTCGGCGGCGTGCTCGAGGTCAACCCCACCGACATGAAGGCGATGGAGCACCTCATCCAGGAGGGGTCGCTGTCGCCCACGGAGCTCGCCAGCCGCCTCGGGGTCTCGACGGCCGCCGCGACGCTCGTGGTCGACCGGCTCGTCGAGGTCGGCCACGTCGACCGCCGTCCGCACCCGCACGACCGCCGCCGCGTCGTCGTCGTCCCGCGGCCCGCCTCCGTCGGCCGGGCGATGGCCGAGCTGATGCCCATGATCGGCGGGGTCGCGCGCGCGGCCGATTCCCTGACCGCCGCGGAGCGCGCCGCCGTGACGCGGTTCCTCGGCGAGGTGCGCGAGGTCTACCGGGAGGCGGCCGCGGGTCCCGCCGGTCCCGCCGCATCCGCATCCGCCGTGGAGCCGCCCGCCGCGCGCTGA
- a CDS encoding gluconokinase yields MAARPRHVVVMGISGSGKTTIATALAERLGWTFAEADEFHPEANIAKMSAGTPLTDDDRWPWLEAMRDWMGGEARAGRSTVVTCSALKRSYRDLLDGADGDVRFVHLSGDPDLIRERMKTRSGHFMPASLLPSQISTLEPLDDGERGLTLENTGTPDEVTTRIVDELGLVAS; encoded by the coding sequence ATGGCCGCACGGCCCCGCCACGTCGTGGTGATGGGGATCTCCGGATCCGGCAAGACCACGATCGCCACCGCCCTCGCCGAGCGGCTCGGCTGGACCTTCGCCGAGGCGGATGAGTTCCACCCCGAGGCGAACATCGCGAAGATGTCCGCCGGCACGCCCCTCACCGACGACGACCGCTGGCCGTGGCTCGAGGCCATGCGCGACTGGATGGGCGGCGAGGCCCGCGCCGGCCGCAGCACCGTCGTCACCTGCTCCGCCCTCAAGCGCTCCTACCGCGACCTGCTCGACGGCGCCGACGGAGACGTGCGCTTCGTGCACCTCTCCGGCGACCCCGACCTGATCCGCGAGCGCATGAAGACGCGCAGCGGCCACTTCATGCCGGCCTCGCTGCTCCCGTCGCAGATCAGCACGCTCGAACCGCTCGACGACGGCGAGCGCGGCCTGACGCTCGAGAACACCGGCACGCCCGACGAGGTCACGACCCGCATCGTCGACGAGCTCGGCCTCGTCGCGAGCTAG
- a CDS encoding Lrp/AsnC family transcriptional regulator: MPTKELRAREPLDEVDRKLVALLRADARTPNSRLAEQAGIAPSTCVTRVRGLVERGVITGFTATIDADAVGVGLQALISIAIRAGARHEMARFANEMRELADVVQLFFLGGSEDFIVHIAVRDSDHLRDFVLDHLSAHPAVASTRTSVVFDHHYSGPAVADPAR, translated from the coding sequence ATGCCGACGAAGGAACTGCGGGCGCGCGAGCCGCTCGATGAGGTCGACCGCAAGCTCGTCGCGCTCCTCCGTGCGGACGCCCGCACCCCGAACAGCCGCCTCGCCGAGCAGGCGGGCATCGCGCCGTCGACGTGCGTCACCCGCGTGCGCGGCCTCGTGGAGCGCGGCGTGATCACCGGCTTCACCGCCACCATCGACGCCGATGCGGTGGGCGTGGGCCTGCAGGCGCTCATCAGCATCGCGATCCGCGCGGGCGCCCGCCACGAGATGGCCCGCTTCGCCAACGAGATGCGCGAGCTCGCCGACGTAGTGCAGCTCTTCTTCCTCGGCGGATCCGAGGACTTCATCGTCCACATCGCAGTCCGCGACAGCGACCACCTCCGCGACTTCGTGCTGGACCACCTCTCGGCGCACCCGGCCGTGGCGTCGACCCGCACGAGCGTGGTCTTCGACCACCACTACTCGGGGCCGGCTGTCGCGGATCCGGCTAGGTAG
- a CDS encoding DIP1984 family protein: MRLAEALMDRSDLQRRVESLRSRIQASARYQEGEDPAEDAAALLAEADAAVDRLAELVTRINLTNTAAALDDGTPLTAALARRDALRTRHGILTGAADAASGRAGGGAGGSYAPRQMRSELRQIAALPIREVRDRADDVARQLRELDARIQRANWEVELVGEVDATED; this comes from the coding sequence ATGAGACTCGCCGAGGCGCTGATGGACCGGTCCGACCTGCAGAGGCGCGTCGAGTCGCTGCGGAGCAGGATCCAGGCGAGCGCCCGGTACCAGGAGGGCGAGGATCCCGCGGAGGACGCCGCCGCGCTGCTCGCCGAGGCGGACGCCGCGGTCGATCGGCTCGCGGAGCTGGTGACGCGGATCAACCTCACCAACACGGCCGCCGCGCTCGACGACGGCACGCCCCTCACCGCGGCGCTCGCCCGGCGGGACGCGCTGCGGACGCGGCACGGGATCCTCACCGGGGCGGCCGACGCCGCGTCCGGCCGCGCGGGTGGAGGCGCCGGCGGCTCCTACGCCCCGCGGCAGATGCGGAGCGAGCTGCGGCAGATCGCGGCGCTGCCCATCCGCGAGGTCCGCGACCGGGCCGACGACGTGGCGCGGCAGCTGCGGGAGCTCGACGCGCGGATCCAGCGCGCGAACTGGGAGGTCGAGCTGGTCGGGGAGGTCGACGCGACGGAGGACTAG
- a CDS encoding patatin-like phospholipase family protein produces the protein MTGTERDTTTPTRGLVLGGGGVAGIAWETGLLSGLIAAGVDLGAADTVVGTSAGSVVAINLRAGAIDAAYDEHFVDVAGMAEPTGSRDLSRTVEVIGEGVVSTAGEIPTRQRIGELALEEYDPEVDDAASVERIGQLLPIRDWPEQDLRITAVDAGTGRFTVFDKDSGADLVRASAASCAVPGVFPPVTIDGRPYMDGGMRSGTNADVVADHERILVIACGPEAPASGMGPTLSTVVQQLRGRAEVLVIQADAESTAAFGENSLLLSTRKVSAEAGRRQAERLAEEIRAFWG, from the coding sequence ATGACCGGCACCGAGCGGGACACGACCACGCCGACGCGAGGGCTGGTCCTCGGCGGCGGCGGCGTCGCCGGCATCGCCTGGGAGACGGGCCTCCTGTCGGGCCTCATCGCCGCGGGCGTCGACCTCGGGGCGGCCGACACGGTCGTCGGCACCTCGGCCGGATCCGTCGTCGCGATCAACCTGCGCGCGGGCGCCATCGACGCCGCCTACGACGAGCACTTCGTCGACGTGGCCGGCATGGCGGAGCCCACCGGCAGCCGCGACCTCTCCCGCACCGTCGAGGTCATCGGTGAGGGCGTCGTGAGCACCGCGGGCGAGATCCCGACCCGCCAGAGGATCGGCGAGCTGGCGCTCGAGGAGTACGACCCCGAGGTCGACGACGCCGCGAGCGTCGAGCGCATCGGCCAGCTGCTGCCGATCCGCGACTGGCCCGAGCAGGACCTCCGCATCACCGCGGTCGACGCCGGCACCGGCCGCTTCACCGTCTTCGACAAGGACTCCGGCGCCGACCTCGTGCGCGCGTCCGCCGCGAGCTGCGCCGTGCCCGGCGTCTTCCCGCCCGTCACCATCGACGGCCGTCCCTACATGGACGGCGGCATGCGCTCCGGCACGAACGCCGACGTCGTGGCCGACCACGAGCGGATCCTCGTCATCGCGTGCGGCCCCGAGGCCCCCGCCTCCGGCATGGGCCCGACGCTCTCCACGGTCGTGCAGCAGCTGCGCGGCCGGGCCGAGGTGCTCGTGATCCAGGCCGACGCCGAGAGCACGGCCGCCTTCGGCGAGAACTCGCTCCTGCTCTCGACCCGCAAGGTCTCCGCCGAGGCGGGCCGCCGTCAGGCCGAGCGCCTCGCCGAGGAGATCCGCGCCTTCTGGGGCTGA
- a CDS encoding DUF4190 domain-containing protein, protein MTFSYAPEPDTSGPRERKTFNGVGLAALILGVLSLIGSVIPFLNYVSGFLAVVGVVLGIIGLALRDRPKGMALGGLIVSVIAAILSIVLAIAYTAGIVALITGAVQESEARSSAEAADEPRVTYEVEGTGGTVTAGVLWTTSVGGAAGSEQASDQPLPFSREVVVPDTTAFDMAMFSVSAVASIDPTVGEEGDITCRILVGDYIVTEQRAEGDGATVTCSATAEDLRDAAE, encoded by the coding sequence ATGACCTTCAGCTACGCGCCCGAACCCGACACCAGCGGACCCCGCGAGCGGAAGACCTTCAACGGCGTGGGCCTCGCCGCGCTCATCCTGGGCGTGCTGTCGCTCATCGGGTCCGTCATCCCGTTCCTCAACTACGTGTCGGGGTTCCTCGCGGTCGTGGGCGTCGTGCTCGGGATCATCGGGCTGGCGCTCCGCGACCGGCCCAAGGGCATGGCGCTCGGCGGCCTCATCGTGAGCGTGATCGCGGCGATCCTCTCGATCGTGCTCGCGATCGCCTACACGGCCGGCATCGTCGCCCTCATCACGGGCGCGGTGCAGGAGTCCGAGGCGCGGTCGTCGGCGGAGGCGGCGGACGAGCCGCGCGTCACGTACGAGGTGGAGGGGACCGGCGGGACGGTCACCGCAGGCGTCCTCTGGACCACCTCCGTGGGCGGCGCCGCGGGATCCGAGCAGGCGTCCGACCAGCCGCTCCCGTTCAGCCGCGAGGTCGTCGTGCCCGACACGACGGCCTTCGACATGGCGATGTTCTCCGTGAGCGCGGTCGCGAGCATCGACCCGACGGTCGGGGAGGAGGGCGACATCACGTGCCGGATCCTCGTGGGCGACTACATCGTCACCGAGCAGCGGGCCGAGGGCGACGGCGCCACGGTCACCTGCAGCGCGACGGCCGAGGATCTGCGGGACGCCGCCGAGTGA
- a CDS encoding GlxA family transcriptional regulator, with product MPHAGDRVRIAVYAFDGVTMFHLAVPQMVFDEVRRQGLGDWETVLFSDRAGSIVTAEGHRLGGVAGLRAADDADVVVIPSWIDDGRDPRPAFRRAVVAAHARGAAVAGLCLGAIAVADLGLLAGRGAATHWNAVDGLAARHPGVVVDGSALYLDHGDVLTSAGTASGLDACLHMVRTRLGAEAANRVARSLVVAPHREGGQAQYIERPVAADEAGDPVAVASAFVLAHLGEDLGVDRLAEVAHMSRRSFLRAFRRATGSTPAAWVRFRRLDEARRLLETTDLPVERISADCGFGTPVTLRQAFAAAFGVTPSSYRRRFDARA from the coding sequence GTGCCACATGCAGGAGATCGGGTCCGGATCGCCGTCTACGCGTTCGACGGCGTCACGATGTTCCACCTGGCCGTCCCGCAGATGGTCTTCGACGAGGTGCGGCGGCAGGGGCTCGGCGACTGGGAGACGGTGCTGTTCTCGGACCGCGCCGGGTCCATCGTCACCGCGGAGGGCCACCGGCTCGGCGGGGTCGCGGGGCTGCGCGCGGCGGACGACGCGGACGTCGTGGTCATCCCGTCGTGGATCGACGACGGCCGGGACCCCCGGCCCGCCTTCCGCCGGGCGGTCGTCGCGGCCCACGCGCGCGGCGCCGCGGTCGCGGGCCTCTGCCTCGGCGCGATCGCCGTCGCCGACCTCGGGCTCCTCGCCGGCCGCGGCGCCGCCACGCATTGGAACGCGGTCGACGGCCTCGCCGCCCGCCACCCGGGGGTCGTCGTCGACGGATCCGCGCTCTACCTCGACCACGGCGACGTGCTCACCTCGGCGGGCACCGCGTCCGGGCTCGACGCGTGCCTGCACATGGTGCGCACGCGGCTGGGCGCCGAGGCCGCCAACCGCGTCGCGCGCAGCCTCGTCGTCGCGCCGCACCGCGAGGGCGGGCAGGCGCAGTACATCGAGCGGCCCGTCGCGGCGGACGAGGCGGGGGATCCGGTCGCCGTCGCCTCGGCGTTCGTCCTCGCGCACCTCGGGGAGGACCTCGGGGTCGACCGGCTCGCCGAGGTGGCGCACATGAGCCGGCGGTCGTTCCTGCGCGCGTTCCGGCGCGCGACCGGATCCACCCCCGCCGCCTGGGTGCGCTTCCGCCGGCTCGACGAGGCCCGGCGGCTGCTCGAGACCACCGACCTGCCCGTCGAGCGGATCTCCGCGGACTGCGGCTTCGGCACCCCCGTCACGCTCCGGCAGGCGTTCGCGGCCGCGTTCGGGGTGACGCCGTCGAGCTACCGGCGGCGGTTCGACGCGCGCGCGTGA
- the ald gene encoding alanine dehydrogenase, producing MKVGIPTEIKNNENRVAATPAGVHELVRRGHEVLVQAGAGLGSSITDADYVEAGATIVATADEVWGQADLLLKVKEPILEEYPRMRAGQTLFTYLHLAASRPCTDALVASGTTAIAYETVQLPNRQLPLLQPMSEVAGRLSTQVGAYHLMRAAGGRGILLGGVPGTPKARVVVIGGGVAGEHAAANALGMGADVTVIDLSIPRLRELEVRFGGQVQTRVSSAYEIAAQLKDADLVIGSVLIPGAQAPKLVTDEMVATMKKGSVLVDIAIDQGGCFEGSRPTTHDDPTFAVHDSVYYCVANMPGAVPETSTRALTNATLPYVIALAEKGWKRALAEDPALALGLNVHDGHVTEPHVAAALGLPLTPVAEVLA from the coding sequence ATGAAGGTCGGGATCCCCACCGAGATCAAGAACAACGAGAACCGGGTCGCCGCCACGCCCGCCGGCGTGCACGAGCTCGTGCGCCGCGGCCACGAGGTGCTCGTGCAGGCGGGGGCGGGGCTCGGATCCAGCATCACCGACGCCGACTACGTCGAGGCGGGCGCGACCATCGTCGCCACGGCCGACGAGGTGTGGGGCCAGGCGGACCTGCTGCTCAAGGTCAAGGAGCCGATCCTCGAGGAGTACCCGCGCATGCGCGCCGGCCAGACCCTCTTCACCTACCTGCACCTCGCGGCGTCACGGCCGTGCACGGACGCGCTCGTCGCCTCCGGCACCACGGCCATCGCCTACGAGACGGTGCAGCTCCCCAACCGGCAGCTCCCGCTCCTCCAGCCGATGAGCGAGGTCGCCGGCCGGCTCTCCACCCAGGTCGGCGCGTACCACCTGATGCGCGCGGCGGGCGGGCGCGGCATCCTCCTCGGCGGCGTGCCCGGCACCCCGAAGGCGCGCGTGGTCGTGATCGGCGGCGGCGTCGCGGGCGAGCACGCGGCGGCGAACGCGCTCGGCATGGGCGCCGACGTGACGGTCATCGACCTCTCCATCCCGCGGCTCCGCGAGCTCGAGGTGCGCTTCGGCGGGCAGGTGCAGACGCGGGTCTCGTCCGCCTACGAGATCGCGGCGCAGCTGAAGGACGCCGACCTCGTCATCGGCTCCGTGCTGATCCCCGGCGCCCAGGCCCCGAAGCTCGTCACCGACGAGATGGTCGCGACCATGAAGAAGGGGTCGGTGCTCGTCGACATCGCGATCGACCAGGGCGGCTGCTTCGAGGGATCGCGCCCCACGACCCACGACGACCCGACCTTCGCGGTGCACGACAGCGTCTACTACTGCGTCGCCAACATGCCGGGCGCGGTACCCGAGACCTCGACGCGCGCGCTCACGAACGCGACGCTGCCGTACGTGATCGCCCTCGCCGAGAAGGGCTGGAAGCGGGCCCTCGCGGAGGATCCGGCGCTCGCCCTCGGTCTCAACGTGCACGACGGGCACGTGACCGAGCCGCACGTGGCGGCGGCGCTGGGGCTGCCGCTGACGCCGGTCGCGGAGGTGCTCGCGTAG
- a CDS encoding MMPL family transporter: MRSIARFVSARRTAWMALVIAAAAVAALFAFLPKGEADAFPPSGLPESSQARQVSELLERFPSADTTVGILVFSRDGAALTEADTAAIAQRAEALAAGSIAPQAVVPQASDDGRAALVAVPLDASAVADDVAGTAEALRTTASDGLPDGLVAQLTGPVGFQADISDAFAGADLRLLLVTVLVVAVLLIVTYRSPVLWIVPLVVVGAADGLARVVVTALADPLGITIDASIGGILSVLVFGAGTNYALLLVARYREELTRQEDRHAAMLTAVTSAGPAIAASGGTVALSLITLLLAELSGNRALGFACAIGVLIAIAAALLVLPAALVVCGRGLFWPFIPRAGTDADHGGKPGVWRRLGLGVRRRPAVVAVVALAGVGVLALGLVGARVGLSQTDQLLGEPESVAAQEVVDASFSAGLTAQTVVLAPDAAAADAVATAESVPGVAGARAGESAEGRTRIDVQLDAEPESAAAFAAVQDLRDAYAAAPGAESETLVGGSDATAADTAASSERDQGLIIPIILAIVFVILGLLLRSLVAPVLLIASVLATFFASLGAANVLFQQVLGFPAFDANVVLFAFLFLVALGVDYNIFLVTRAREERRLHGTREGMVRALASTGGVITSAGILLAAVFAVLGVLPVVALTQIGVIVCIGVLLDTLVVRTLLVPALVFLLGDRFWWPSHRGARHRATVDA; the protein is encoded by the coding sequence GTGAGATCCATCGCCCGCTTCGTCAGCGCCCGCCGCACCGCCTGGATGGCGCTCGTCATCGCGGCGGCCGCCGTGGCCGCCCTGTTCGCCTTCCTGCCGAAGGGCGAGGCCGACGCCTTCCCGCCCTCCGGCCTGCCCGAGTCGAGCCAGGCGCGGCAGGTGAGCGAGCTGCTCGAGCGGTTCCCGAGCGCGGACACCACGGTCGGGATCCTCGTCTTCAGCCGGGACGGCGCCGCCCTCACCGAGGCCGACACCGCCGCGATCGCGCAGCGCGCCGAGGCCCTGGCCGCCGGATCGATCGCCCCGCAGGCCGTCGTGCCGCAGGCCAGCGACGACGGCCGCGCGGCGCTCGTCGCGGTGCCGCTCGACGCGTCCGCGGTCGCCGACGACGTCGCCGGGACCGCCGAGGCCCTCCGCACCACGGCATCGGACGGCCTCCCGGACGGGCTGGTCGCGCAGCTCACCGGCCCCGTCGGCTTCCAGGCCGACATCTCGGACGCCTTCGCGGGCGCCGACCTCCGCCTCCTGCTCGTGACCGTGCTCGTGGTCGCGGTGCTGCTCATCGTCACGTACCGGAGCCCCGTGCTCTGGATCGTGCCGCTCGTCGTGGTCGGCGCCGCCGACGGCCTGGCGCGCGTGGTCGTCACGGCCCTCGCGGATCCGCTCGGGATCACCATCGACGCGTCGATCGGCGGGATCCTCTCGGTGCTCGTCTTCGGCGCCGGGACGAACTACGCGCTGCTGCTCGTGGCGCGCTACCGCGAGGAGCTGACGCGCCAGGAGGACCGCCACGCCGCGATGCTCACGGCGGTGACGAGCGCGGGGCCCGCCATCGCGGCGAGCGGCGGCACGGTCGCGCTCAGCCTCATCACGCTGCTGCTCGCCGAGCTCTCCGGCAACCGCGCGCTCGGCTTCGCGTGCGCGATCGGCGTGCTGATCGCGATCGCCGCGGCCCTGCTCGTGCTGCCCGCCGCGCTCGTGGTCTGCGGGCGCGGCCTCTTCTGGCCGTTCATCCCGCGCGCCGGCACCGACGCCGACCACGGCGGGAAGCCGGGCGTCTGGCGCCGGCTCGGCCTCGGGGTCCGGCGCCGCCCGGCGGTCGTGGCCGTCGTCGCCCTCGCCGGCGTCGGCGTGCTCGCGCTCGGCCTCGTCGGCGCGCGCGTGGGCCTCTCGCAGACCGACCAGCTGCTCGGCGAGCCCGAGTCCGTCGCGGCCCAGGAGGTCGTCGACGCGTCGTTCTCCGCCGGGCTCACCGCGCAGACCGTGGTGCTCGCGCCGGATGCGGCGGCCGCCGACGCGGTCGCCACGGCCGAGTCCGTCCCCGGCGTCGCGGGCGCCCGCGCGGGCGAGTCCGCGGAGGGCCGCACCCGCATCGACGTCCAGCTCGACGCCGAGCCCGAGAGCGCCGCGGCCTTCGCCGCGGTGCAGGACCTCCGCGACGCCTACGCGGCCGCGCCCGGCGCCGAGTCCGAGACGCTCGTGGGCGGCAGCGACGCCACGGCCGCGGACACGGCCGCGTCGTCCGAGCGCGACCAGGGGCTGATCATCCCGATCATCCTGGCCATCGTGTTCGTGATCCTCGGCCTGCTCCTGCGCTCGCTCGTGGCGCCGGTGCTCCTCATCGCGAGCGTGCTGGCCACGTTCTTCGCGAGCCTCGGCGCCGCCAACGTGCTCTTCCAGCAGGTGCTCGGGTTCCCGGCGTTCGACGCGAACGTCGTGCTGTTCGCGTTCCTCTTCCTGGTGGCGCTGGGCGTCGACTACAACATCTTCCTCGTGACCCGGGCCCGCGAGGAGCGGCGCCTGCACGGCACGCGCGAGGGCATGGTGCGCGCGCTGGCGTCCACCGGCGGCGTGATCACGAGCGCGGGCATCCTGCTCGCCGCGGTCTTCGCGGTGCTCGGCGTGCTACCCGTGGTGGCGCTCACGCAGATCGGCGTCATCGTCTGCATCGGCGTGCTGCTCGACACGCTCGTGGTGCGCACGCTCCTCGTGCCGGCGCTCGTGTTCCTGCTGGGCGACCGGTTCTGGTGGCCGTCGCACCGCGGCGCGCGGCACCGTGCGACGGTGGACGCATGA